Below is a window of Malania oleifera isolate guangnan ecotype guangnan chromosome 1, ASM2987363v1, whole genome shotgun sequence DNA.
ATTCCAATGTTTATACAGCATAATATAAAGGTCAAATGGCACAAGTTTTCAGCTCCTACATCACGAAATTTGTTTGGACTTTGCTAACTAAATGCTCTCCGTAAACAGCTCTCTCAAATTTTGGAGTTCCACCAGTCCTCCGTATGCATGCATCAACAGGCTCTACTGCTGCATCAAAGTTTGGCTGCTAATGCAACACCACACCATAAAGGAGGACCCACTAAAGAAGAAAGGGAGAAGGAACAGGGAAAGATGGAGAGAGACTAACCTCGTAAAAGTAAGCTACAGAGGCCCGGTATTTTGGGGAGTTGTTGATAACTCGATGCAATGTTGATTCATATAACCCATTGGACCAAATCTGCAGTTCCTCCAAGTTTCAGGAGAAGGATCAACATGAAGTTCAAAGGAATAAGGGATACTGGATGCATTTGTGGTGCAACTTTATATACCTTTAGCATGTCACCAATGTTGCAGACAAATGTGCCAGGGATTGGAGCAGCCCATATCCACTCACCAGAGTGGTTTTTCACCTTCAAACAACTTAACAATAACAGAAGATACGAAAAAGCCttaaagaaacaaaataaagTATGAGAAAGGGAATGCTATATCTTCAAACAAATGCCTTCTGCATCCCATCATATCAACACCCAAACTTAGCTAATAATGTAGAAGTTTAGCCTTTGGCCTGCCAATTAGAAAAGCCACTAAGAACTGTAACCTCAatacaaggtcttaaattttgatttcaactaaaaTTCTGAAGCCCTAAAAGaacaaaaattttgatttcaatgtgaGATTTGAGATTCCTTCCTTGGGGGGGTGGGGTGGCGAGGATAACGATGGAAATTAGAAGTAAagaatggaattcttttatggaactttagaaatgattaatagagaTAAAAATGTAAGTTTTAGGAGTAATACGTTATAAACTAAATACATTTGTGCTGTGTATGAGGTGCAATACTTGTAATATGATATGTGTGTCGAACATATTTGCAATATAATGTGTATTATATGTAATATATGCGTATAAAACATATctagttaatataaatgaaattcataaatcaattaaatattatttactataaaaaataaaaatcatttagacatgaatggttaaataaaatgtttttttaagtttaatttttcatataatttcgaAAGTCTTTacaataatcttttgtttcaataaaattttaaaaaaaaacaaaaagataaattaagagagaaatttcattttGTGCCTAAATCTCAAATTTGAATAAATCTCAAATTTGAATTCTAAGAAAATTTATTCAATAGTTAAAGTTCCAACAAGCTTTGTTAATATTTCGAGATTTTAacaaattttggaaatttgttAAAATTACAATGGAAATTAAGTAAGATGACAATcgattgccattttgatttcgagggtgatggaaagcaAAAATTTCATCATAAATTTTGATAGCTTCatagaaatttaagaccatgcctcAATATCAAATCAGAATTTATAATTATACAGAGTATTTCTAGCCTAGCTAGCCGTCGCTCACATTATTAGTCCACCAACTCTCAACACACAGCATCATCATCTTCCCAATAACATTTGCATGGAATTATATCATTTTACCATTATTCTTTATTTGCAATCTGGCCACACACAGGTATTTGGTTGCAGAAAATTCTCTCTTTTCTACGCAAGCATCGAGTAACAAACAGTACAACAGCCAGGTACTCTATCCTGGTGGTGTAGTGTTATTAACCGACTGCACTAGCTGAGCTAAGAACTCTTGTAGATGACATTAATTGCCTCCAAAAAAGAGAGCCATCTGCATCTCATTTCAGTACTTCAACCAATCATCAAAATGGttctattattttttgtttttttattacatttttgttatattttctaCATGGCTTGGAAATTTAAGGGAAGTTGCAGTGGTGATCATATCCATACAAGAAGCAGCTAAAAAGGAGGCTAATGTTATGAATAACAAGAGCATAGATAATACAGTTGTTTTATGCcaacaacaaaaagaaaagaaaatataaacaaatagaGTATAAACATCTGTCAGGCCACTTAAATCAATTCAATCAACAGATTTTTAGTCTGAGATGCAAACAAACCTATCGGAATGgtatattttaaatgaaattgaaaatgacCATCTTAAGCATCAGAATTTGAAGGACAAACATTGAAGTAATTAAGCATACCTGCAGTGCAGGCATATGATCATCCTGATTGACCAATGTCAACAGACCTGCCATTCAAGACAACTATGAATGATCAACTAACTAGATCATCAAGACCTTTCATCATCTATAAGCCAAAAAATTTACCATAGTCCGTGTGAGCCCCACTGGATTTGTTTTGCCACAATACATggtcaaaaaaaatcaaaagaatcaaaaagaaaattccATGAGGCGCCAAGAAACATTAGAAAAAAGCAAGCATCAGTGATAGCATTATTGCATATTACCACCCAATGTCATTTTCGGTCTTGCATTGGTCATTTGCCTTGGATACACCCGGGTAACCAATTAGACGCATAACCCAAAATGGATCTCCAGCTATTTTGCTTTCAAATTCATCTGGTGGCCCACCCAATGCTAAAGCAATTCCCCGCATGATTTTTCTTGAAAGGTCTTACAGTATTTAATAATCAAAATGTTAAAAACAGAACATATGCCAAGACAAAGCAAACCAAGAGAATTGAAATCTCACTACAGAAAGCATGCCTGTGCAAAGGCTGATATAATCCTCCATCAGTGATTCAAAGTTTGAAGGATTAACTGGCCTGCACAAAAGTGAAAATGAAATAAATCACAATTCATTAATGTCCACAAAAAGCAGAGTAAATGGCAATTTTTTGACAATGTATCTAACATTAAGCTCCCACAAAGTATGTTTGAACTTTCAAATCAGCAACAAATGCCTCAAAATGTACATTTAGCAATGTAGTGCACAATAAAGAAGCCAGTTACCAGAGTCCAATTAAAGCTAAACCAGTGcccaaaaatgtaaaatttgcATTATATGTACAGAAAAGAAGCAAGTTCCCAGAGTCCAATGCAAGTTAGATGTGTAGGATTTCCACATGAACTTAAATGAGTAAGCAATTGCAGAAGAGAACAATAAAGATGAAAAATTGGAATCCATCCCCTGGAGTGGagaattgaaatcaaaataaCAAACCAAACCCCATCCCCACACCCCTTTTTCCAGGTCATGCAGTCGGCAGACAATTGTGTCTTAAGAAGCAAAGGTCCTCAGTTTTACTCAAAAAAGGCCCTGGTCCACAACTAGTTGGAATTTGTACAATGAAAATTTGAGTAGGCATTGGGTGTTCCATTTGGATCAATGATAAATCAATTCTACTCTATAAAGCTGAGCAGTCCTCTTGACTTGTAATCTAGACAATCACAGGACGAGGTATAGAGCATGTGCTAGCTCAACCAGAAAAGAAAGGGCACTTGCCCATATCTCCAATACAACACATTGTATTCGTTATTATTGTAAAATACAGACAGAAAACCCCTACTTACAAGAACTTAAACATACCATACGTTAGACCCTTCCATGGGTTCACCAAGATCTCCATACATCCCTGCTTTTATTTCTCTGTAGCACTATTACAAacaagagaaaaataaaatagtaaataataataaccaCAACTAGGATCACAACTCAACTCAAAGCACTAAGCTGATCCTCTTATCTGTACAGCAAGAAAGAAACATAtctcacaactgaacatacaaCTATGGATGGAAAAGTAACATATGAGACATGGAAGCAAATATAAGATGGACTCCAGTCCCACGTAGGTTTGTTTTGGCTTCCACTAACCACGAAAACCACAACTCCAGCGTATCAAATACATTCAATGCAAGTGGCTAATAATCATAATTCATAATAATTGCTTGGCACAACTTTTTAAGGGCATATATAATTGCAGGAGGCTGTGAGAAACTATTTGTAAAATAGATTCATGCTGCATCCAAAGATTTAGAACTCCAGTAGAAAATGTGATGTAGGATggttctaagtagccctagtcctatggttgaccctctttgtagcgcacacacaatatcacaatatatgggaagaatttaatcaactaagcatgaacatcataaacatattctaatgatcacaagttgttgagattttgaaaacatatataattTAGTTAGAAacccttagttgatcatttcattcaagtagTCAAGTTCAGTTAAAAGATATTATATTAAaagtcttagatcacaagtccaagcatacaaatcaaatatccccTAAACACggtactagcaagcatgttcttgctgaaaatctaggaagattcaaagagaatgaacaaggtttttcaatcaagtatttgggtagagtttcaaggcttacaaggtacCTTTAGGGGCTGTCCTAGATGgtcacaaacaaggaattgaaatgaGTTTACCAAAGATTCGAAATGACAAACACCAAGACACACAAGTACTCGATTCACACCACaaacaagcttgttgatccttcGGAATCTTGAGACAATAACGAAGCTCGAGGAAGGTTGTGGCTGTGGGCAATGAAAGAAGAGTGGACGTTtagtgttgatgatgacgttgatgttgtcatggtctctcaccactcaatctccaGGGAGACGGAATGTAGTTTCACACTACTCACTTACAAGGAGGGGAACAAGACTAACAAGTCTAAGCGAAGGCTtctttttaattgataatgcaatgatctttacaatacaagtgaatgcatatttatagccttacatgagcatgcacatgacttgcacatgaCTTCTTGagagatttaaataaaaagtaaaataaagaaGGCAAGACACTtcgacttgcaagttgtcatcctcttAACTTCCAAGAGTAGCTTCAATTGCTGCTACTAAGTCTTCAATTGTTGCAATTAAGTCTTCAATTGCATAAAATCTTTAATTGCTGCAACTAAAGTCTTCAATTGCATAAAGTCTGCAATTGCTACAACTAAATCTTCAGTTGCATAAAGACTGTAATTGCTGCTACTAAAGTCTTCAATTGCATAAACTCTGCAATTGCAGTAACTAAAGTTCACATCTAATGGTGGACTTCGggtggtcgtccacgtgtcacaatatCTGTGAAAGATACTCaaggtgcatgttgatccccatcaaaaTGTGATTCATTTCAAGAATTATTAACTGATTCACTGTTTCAGTTCAAAAAGTAGCAGAAGTTGCAAAACAGAACGTTATGTGCAAGCTACATGAACAAGTAGTGAATCTTCATTTCGAAGATAGTCGGGATTACATACAAATTATAAAACAGAATTCAAAACATTGTATATGAGACGAATATGAAGACTTCATGACAAAACTGTACAATATTCATCAGCTTGCAATGCAGTGATATATATTAACATCTTATTCCAGTTACAAAAATACCTATAACCTATCATTGATAAAGCAATTAACCGATTCAAAGAAAAAATAGCAAAGCAATTAAGAATGACTCACATCAATAGCTTCATGGATATCAGGTGTGCCTTTGGTTATATTTTCTCCAATTCTCTGATATCCCCTGCATTTTTCAAAAAGTGTGCTTGGATTTAAATTAAGTGCTGTGTATACTTGTTATAAATTGCAAATAGATGCCAATTTTCGTAGGTATGCAAGTGGCACATTATTCTAGGAGGTAAACCTGAATCCAGTTGCTGAAGACATCTTGATCTTGATTTTCTCTTCATAAGGACGATTAAAAAATTTGTGTGTTGCATTTCTAACCTCCGTGAGAAGGGAATCAGGAACACCATGGCCCTTCTGCCCATCAATCACAAAGCATTGTGAACAAATTATATAACAAGTCAAgataaaaacaaaatatatatttctttcaGAAACTGTGACGGCAATTCAATGATACCACTTGTGAAAATCAAAAGAGATCCACGTAAATCTTATTGCTATCACTATCTCCTAAAAGATgtcaataaaacataaaaacaatttCATTTTAGAGATAGAGCATCATGGACTAAGAAATAGAAATCATGCAAAAGCACTTATGATCCACCTTCACTAAATTTAGGATGAAATTAATGTTACGCATTGTCTTTATTTCTTTCAATGGCAATTAGAAAGGACTGCATATTATTGGCcactgttgaataattgggtaaaatggaagacgtCCCTTCAAAGATAggcctctccctctatttataaaatatgtcaagtacaataccaatgaccataacacccttactaactcacgCTTACTAACATAAGCCTAACAcacatactaataatgataaatgatcCAATAATCATTAGCATTCCCCCTCAAGCAAGCTGCAGCATACATATCATACGCTCTCCTAACttattacaaatgaatttcacacgagcgccccccccccccccaaggctttagtgagTGAATCAATAAGCTGAAAATCAAACTTCACATGaatggttgtaatgagctttgtACAAACTTCTttcgaacaaagtggcaatcaacttcgaAGAGTTTTGTCCACTCATGGAAGACcaagttggaggcaatatgaatagcaacttgattatcacacatcaactccataggatAAGAATGCGGAAAAACCCAGttttcttccaacatgttcttccaccaaacaagttcacatgtagtgtgagtcATAGCCCTATACTTTGACTCAGCACATGACCTAGCCACCACAATCTGCTTCTTACTTTtctaagaaaccaaattaccatcaacaaagatacaatacccagTTGTGGAACTTCACCGGAAGGCGACATAGCACAATTCGCATCTatatatccctaaatatgagtGCGACCAtgatcttgatataagagacaTCTCCCTAGTGC
It encodes the following:
- the LOC131158348 gene encoding probable 2-oxoglutarate-dependent dioxygenase At3g50210 isoform X4, whose translation is MATDFQSIPIIDVGPLLTKCDDPKMAEDPGVSEVVRQLDQACREAGFFYAGHGVPDSLLTEVRNATHKFFNRPYEEKIKIKMSSATGFRGYQRIGENITKGTPDIHEAIDCYREIKAGMYGDLGEPMEGSNVWPVNPSNFESLMEDYISLCTDLSRKIMRGIALALGGPPDEFESKIAGDPFWVMRLIGYPGVSKANDQCKTENDIGCGAHTDYGLLTLVNQDDHMPALQVKNHSGEWIWAAPIPGTFVCNIGDMLKIWSNGLYESTLHRVINNSPKYRASVAYFYEPNFDAAVEPVDACIRRTGGTPKFERAVYGEHLVSKVQTNFVM
- the LOC131158348 gene encoding probable 2-oxoglutarate-dependent dioxygenase At3g50210 isoform X3; the protein is MATDFQSIPIIDVGPLLTKCDDPKMAEDPGVSEVVRQLDQACREAGFFYAGHGVPDSLLTEVRNATHKFFNRPYEEKIKIKMSSATGFRGYQRIGENITKGTPDIHEAIDCYREIKAGMYGDLGEPMEGSNVWPVNPSNFESLMEDYISLCTDLSRKIMRGIALALGGPPDEFESKIAGDPFWVMRLIGYPGVSKANDQCKTENDIGCGAHTDYGLLTLVNQDDHMPALQVKNHSGEWIWAAPIPGTFVCNIGDMLKIWSNGLYESTLHRVINNSPKYRASVAYFYEQPNFDAAVEPVDACIRRTGGTPKFERAVYGEHLVSKVQTNFVM
- the LOC131158348 gene encoding probable 2-oxoglutarate-dependent dioxygenase At3g50210 isoform X2, with product MATDFQSIPIIDVGPLLTKCDDPKMAEDPGVSEVVRQLDQACREAGFFYAKGHGVPDSLLTEVRNATHKFFNRPYEEKIKIKMSSATGFRGYQRIGENITKGTPDIHEAIDCYREIKAGMYGDLGEPMEGSNVWPVNPSNFESLMEDYISLCTDLSRKIMRGIALALGGPPDEFESKIAGDPFWVMRLIGYPGVSKANDQCKTENDIGCGAHTDYGLLTLVNQDDHMPALQVKNHSGEWIWAAPIPGTFVCNIGDMLKIWSNGLYESTLHRVINNSPKYRASVAYFYEPNFDAAVEPVDACIRRTGGTPKFERAVYGEHLVSKVQTNFVM
- the LOC131158348 gene encoding probable 2-oxoglutarate-dependent dioxygenase At3g50210 isoform X1, giving the protein MATDFQSIPIIDVGPLLTKCDDPKMAEDPGVSEVVRQLDQACREAGFFYAKGHGVPDSLLTEVRNATHKFFNRPYEEKIKIKMSSATGFRGYQRIGENITKGTPDIHEAIDCYREIKAGMYGDLGEPMEGSNVWPVNPSNFESLMEDYISLCTDLSRKIMRGIALALGGPPDEFESKIAGDPFWVMRLIGYPGVSKANDQCKTENDIGCGAHTDYGLLTLVNQDDHMPALQVKNHSGEWIWAAPIPGTFVCNIGDMLKIWSNGLYESTLHRVINNSPKYRASVAYFYEQPNFDAAVEPVDACIRRTGGTPKFERAVYGEHLVSKVQTNFVM
- the LOC131158348 gene encoding probable 2-oxoglutarate-dependent dioxygenase At3g50210 isoform X5, which translates into the protein MATDFQSIPIIDVGPLLTKCDDPKMAEDPGVSEVVRQLDQACREAGFFYAKGHGVPDSLLTEVRNATHKFFNRPYEEKIKIKMSSATGFRGYQRIGENITKGTPDIHEAIDCYREIKAGMYGDLGEPMEGSNVWPVNPSNFESLMEDYISLCTDLSRKIMRGIALALGGPPDEFESKIAGDPFWVMRLIGYPGVSKANDQCKTENDIGCGAHTDYGLLTLVNQDDHMPALQVKNHSGEWIWAAPIPGTFVCNIGDMLKIWSNGLYESTLHRVINNSPKYRASVAYFYEQ
- the LOC131158348 gene encoding probable 2-oxoglutarate-dependent dioxygenase At3g50210 isoform X7: MATDFQSIPIIDVGPLLTKCDDPKMAEDPGVSEVVRQLDQACREAGFFYAGHGVPDSLLTEVRNATHKFFNRPYEEKIKIKMSSATGFRGYQRIGENITKGTPDIHEAIDCYREIKAGMYGDLGEPMEGSNVWPVNPSNFESLMEDYISLCTDLSRKIMRGIALALGGPPDEFESKIAGDPFWVMRLIGYPGVSKANDQCKTENDIGCGAHTDYGLLTLVNQDDHMPALQVKNHSGEWIWAAPIPGTFVCNIGDMLKIWSNGLYESTLHRVINNSPKYRASVAYFYE
- the LOC131158348 gene encoding probable 2-oxoglutarate-dependent dioxygenase At3g50210 isoform X6, whose product is MATDFQSIPIIDVGPLLTKCDDPKMAEDPGVSEVVRQLDQACREAGFFYAKGHGVPDSLLTEVRNATHKFFNRPYEEKIKIKMSSATGFRGYQRIGENITKGTPDIHEAIDCYREIKAGMYGDLGEPMEGSNVWPVNPSNFESLMEDYISLCTDLSRKIMRGIALALGGPPDEFESKIAGDPFWVMRLIGYPGVSKANDQCKTENDIGCGAHTDYGLLTLVNQDDHMPALQVKNHSGEWIWAAPIPGTFVCNIGDMLKIWSNGLYESTLHRVINNSPKYRASVAYFYE